One window of the Micromonas commoda chromosome 9, complete sequence genome contains the following:
- a CDS encoding predicted protein — MGAAFLPVHGAGKVASVRVHPVVVFNACDSYVRRQETQERVIGTLLGTVRHDGVVEVKNSYAVPHNEQNGQVYVDVEFHRAMIDLHLRVNPAEKIVGWYSTGDGVVPTDALIHEFYAHECHNPVHVTLDVTFADRDRLVRAWVGQSLALGSKDASKEAEKPDAEGGEASAAEGILNATTAIHFQEVALVNTFDAAERVGVASLAATNADVVTDGDDLGATAAKLRGMLEKASAYVDAVVAGKTKGDAEIGRRLADALSSVPGLTKSQFEKLFGESAQDALLVTYLSNVTKMQLMLAEKLQTASLLI; from the coding sequence ATGGGGGCGGCGTTCCTCCCCGTTCACGGCGCCGGCAAGGTGGCATCGGTTAGGGTtcaccccgtcgtcgtcttcaaCGCGTGCGACTCGTACGTGCGCAGGCAGGAGACCCAGGAGCGGGTGATCGGCACCCTGCTCGGCACCGTCAggcacgacggcgtcgtcgaggtcaaGAACTCCTACGCCGTGCCCCACAACGAGCAGAACGGCCAGGTgtacgtcgacgtcgagttCCACCGCGCCATGATCGATCTGCACCTTCGCGTCAACCCGGCCGAGAAGATCGTCGGGTGGTACtccaccggcgacggcgtcgtgcccACCGACGCCCTCATCCACGAGTTCTACGCGCACGAGTGCCATAACCCCGTGCACGTCACCCTGGACGTCACCTTCGCCGACCGCGATCGACTCGTGCGCGCGTGGGTCGGCCAGTCCCTCGCGCTGGGATCCAAGGATGCCTCCAAGGAGGCCGAGaagcccgacgccgagggaggcgaggcttccgccgccgaggggaTCCTCAACGCCACCACCGCGATCCACTTCCAGGAGGTGGCGCTGGTCAACacgttcgacgccgcggagcgcgtgggcgtcgcgtcgctcgcggcgacaaATGCCGACGTCGTGACCGATGGGGACGAtctcggcgccaccgcggcgaaacTGAGGGGGATGCTGGAGAAGGCGTCTGcgtacgtcgacgccgtggtgGCGGGTAAGACGAAAggcgacgccgagatcgGGCGGAGGCTCGCGGATGCCCTCTCGTCCGTGCCCGGGCTCACCAAGTCGCAGTTTGAGAAGCTCTTTGGCGAGAGCGCGCAGGATGCGCTGCTGGTGACGTACCTGAGCAACGTGACCAAGATGCAGCTCATGCTCGCGGAGAAGCTGCAGACGGCGTCGCTGCTCATCTGA
- a CDS encoding predicted protein — protein sequence MSRWLLHDLPDEDDGSGGHHQYQPTAEEVEEGCKRWLAQNPGRLAWDCPCEEAIRSGNQQVRRRSRIKKGPCSKVLEMMRFLLARVVGCFNIDPQQETNEEKREIRMGALICIFVLIAFAVLLRVCLAPRARRERREREEREARERIEAAAAKEREIRRSWRTGMFAVQPDGEHIVVMVMHPEDESMGDFGPALVDEKALEAAARAEGPGVVVVSRASSPAPPTHRRRYSRGHGYEFDASMGVVVGGGGGDAAAEGGRVDATPPPPPTPAGEREDGTGEVTADVVVAVNVPDGRS from the exons ATGTCCCGCTGGCTCCTCCACGACCTTCcagacgaggacgacggatCCGGCGGCCATCACCAATATCAGCCGACggccgaggaggtcgaggaAGGGTGCAAGCGGTGGCTGGCGCAGAATCCCGGACGCCTCGCGTGGGACTGCCCGTGCGAAGAGGCGATCCGGTCGGGCAACCAGCAGGTTCGTCGTCGGTCTCGGATAAAAAAAGGACCTTGCTCAAAAGTCCTCGAAATGATGCGTTTTTTACTTGCTCGC GTTGTCGGGTGCTTCAACATCGACCCACAGCAAGAGACGAACGAGGAGAAGAGGGAGATTCGCATGGGCGCGCTCATTTGCATCTTTGTGCTGATTGCGTTTGCGGTGCTCCTCAGGGTGTGCCTGGCGCCGCGGGCCaggcgggagcggcgcgagcgagaggAGAGGGAAGCCCGCGAACGGatcgaggccgcggcggccaaggagaGGGAGAtcaggcgctcgtggcggaccGGCATGTTTGCCGTTCAgcccgacggcgagcacATCGTGGTCATGGTCATGCACCCCGAGGATGAGTCCATGGGGGACTTTGGcccggcgctcgtggacgagaaGGCtctggaggcggcggcgcgcgcggagggacccggcgtcgtcgtcgtgtcaCGAGCGtcctcacccgcgccgccgacgcatcGCAGGCGATACTCCCGGGGACACGGGTACGAgttcgacgcgtcgatgggggtcgtggtcggcggcggcggcggcgacgcggcggcggaagggGGTCgagtcgacgcgacgccgccgccgccgccgacgcccgcgggcgaACGGGAGGACGGGACGGGTGAGGTGACCGCCGACGTGGTGGTGGCGGTAAACGTGCCCGACGGGCGGTCGTGA
- a CDS encoding predicted protein, protein MTCSGCGAAKRPDGKSLLRCGKCKTTQYCSKECQVNMWPTHKAECLQQTSKKALDEAKKRPDEGALRQRRSIQQNSGSGMNALFERLQQQFDARDKAIRDFVHPARAASARAGLVHNDFVDLEAAMRGEQFPGPLAAEDAEHSGFWVYWPDDWAKTPGAMAEWCLEEFNEFGAFHSEEEIEKEFFGGDGEEWNLIDGPGWPGIYTDRRSHGIHLAPDKYVTRCDTWEEAWKLWHRTGGASGRRWFTCFRTPIPRSITKAQFAAIVNWYVCSTPMGEAMRGRHGLGAIGIHVELQYANRRWGYVNMASANHRGPACNDVVSNLDCDQVPKAGDGRNWHVKVDDFTLAFQEWSPENPKTAARQKRLRTKVPAGAKPAQTTDPTTRPFSKYLMKSEALFPAEGKEWACVDGETIDSVLASGQLPGAVKAKFARWETVEPGADYDERGQRIQRGGFTAGGESWGAPPPWE, encoded by the coding sequence ATGACATGCTCCGGATGCGGCGCCGCCAAGCGCCCCGATGGCAAATCCCTGCTACGATGCGGCAAGTGCAAGACCACGCAGTACTGCTCCAAGGAGTGTCAGGTGAACATGTGGCCCACGCACAAGGCCGAATGCCTCCAGCAGACGTCGAAAAAAGCACTTGACGAGGCCAAGAAGCGccccgacgagggcgccctACGACAGCGCCGATCCATTCAACAGAACTCGGGTTCGGGCATGAACGCCCTTTTCGAACGACTTCAGCAGCAGTTCGACGCCAGGGATAAGGCGATCCGCGACTTCGTGCACCCGGCAAGAGCGGCTTCCGCGCGAGCCGGCCTTGTTCACAACGACTTCGTCGACCTGGAGGCTGCAATGCGGGGCGAGCAATTTCCCggcccgctcgcggcggaggacgcggaacACAGCGGGTTCTGGGTGTACTGGCCGGATGATTGGGCGAAAACGCCGGGTGCCATGGCGGAGTGGTGTCTGGAGGAGTTCAACGAGTTCGGCGCCTTCCATTCGGAAGAGGAGATCGAGAAGGAATTCTtcggcggggacggagaGGAGTGGAATCTCATCGACGGACCGGGCTGGCCGGGGATATACACCGACAGGCGCTCGCACGGCATCCACCTGGCACCGGATAAGTACGTCACCAGGTGCGACACGTGGGAGGAGGCGTGGAAGCTGTGGCACcgcacgggcggcgcgagcggacgCCGATGGTTCACGTGCTTCAGGACGCCCATACCGCGCAGCATCACCAAAGCGCAGTTTGCGGCTATTGTGAACTGGTACGTgtgctcgacgccgatgggCGAGGCGATGCGGGGCAGGCACGGGCTGGGAGCGATCGGGATACACGTCGAACTGCAATACGCGAACCGTCGGTGGGGGTACGTTAACATGGCGTCCGCGAACCACCGGGGACCGGCGTGCAACGACGTGGTCTCGAACCTCGACTGCGATCAGGTCCCCAAAGCGGGAGACGGCCGGAATTGGCACGTCAAGGTCGACGACTTCACCCTCGCGTTCCAGGAGTGGTCCCCGGAGAATCCAAAGACGGCGGCCCGGCAGAAAAGGCTGAGGACAAAGGTACCGGCAGGCGCGAAACCGGCGCAAACCACCGACCCGACGACTCGCCCGTTTTCAAAGTACCTGATGAAGAGCGAAGCGCTCTTCCCGGCGGAGGGCAAGGAATGGGCGTgtgtcgacggcgagacgaTCGATTCGGTCCTCGCGAGCGGGCAGTTGCCCGGCGCGGTCAAGGCGAAGTTCGCGCGGTGGGAGACGGTGGAGCCCGGGGCGGATTACGACGAGAGAGGGCAGCGcatccagcgcggcggcttcacCGCCGGAGGGGAGTCGTGGGGAGCTCCCCCACCCTGGGAATAA
- a CDS encoding predicted protein has translation MRVTLRSLRIGWSAILDVPDKCLVGELRAEAAKAAGIEPAGRAKLVLRGAPLQARDDAQIAPLKPGDTVLVSALHSAPSGDRTGAAVDVTLPARINRSGLSPRQLRAVRFLQFTCGVPEPVIHAAMRTKKRTLATLAAWCVAWYWAIRVEFGAVFVIVSAMVAIFTVGLGTRKEGEASAYSIFNGFNELPGAFNAAQLDDQMRNRGEQGPYVD, from the exons ATGAGGGTGACGCTGCGGTCGCTGCGGATCGGATGGTCCGCGATCCTCGACGTCCCGGATAAGTGTTTGGTGGGCGAGCtgagggcggaggcggcgaaggctgcgggGATAGAGCCGGCCGGTCGCGCCAagctcgtcctccgcggcgccccgctgCAGGCAAGG GACGACGCGCAGATCGCGCCGCTGAAACCAGGCGATACCGTCCTCGTCAGCGCCCTGCACTCGGCTCCCAGCGGCGACcgaaccggcgcggcggtcgacgtGACCCTGCCCGCCAGGATCAACCGCTCCGGGCTCTCGCCGAGGCAGCTGCGCGCGGTCCGGTTTCTGCAGTTCACGTGCGGGGTGCCCGAGCCCGTGATTCACGCCGCGATGAGGACGAAGAAGCGCACgctggcgacgctcgccgcgtggtGCGTGGCGTGGTACTGGGCGATAAG GGTCGAGTTCGGAGCCGTGTTCGTGATCGTGAGCGCCATGGTGGCCATATTCACCGTCGGCCTGGGCACGCgcaaggagggcgaggcgagcgcgtaCTCGATATTCAACGGGTTCAACGAGCTGCCCGGAGCGTTCAACGCGGCTCAACTCGACGACCAGATGCGGAATCGAGGCGAGCAGGGACCGTACGTCGACTAG
- a CDS encoding predicted protein: protein RVSGLTIYPVKSCAGIDVDAVTVTETGFMYDRAWMLRRAKPRASVFVTQRTEPKLALVRVKLPSEVLSPSWDGILPPDAAMTITAPGMPQALEVPLAPASPLPRCKVGVWEWEGLAGDEGSEASEWFTRYLGKTNRWRRLTSKPRRRVDREFASPGSGSAFSDGYPVLLASDASLRELNERLATPVPMNRFRPNVTVDGAIEPFAEDGWGGVVFGGVKSADLVKPCSRCVMTTVDQSTGVRGGPEADPLRTLYAIRSG from the exons AGGGTCAGCGGCCTGACTATCTACCCCGTCAAGTCCTGCGCCGGCATCGAtgtcgacgcggtgacggtgacggaGACCGGCTTCATGTACGACCGCGCGTGGATGCTC cGCCGGGCGAAACCGAGGGCGAGCGTGTTCGTGACGCAGCGCACGGAGCccaagctcgcgctcgtgcgcgtgaAGCTCCCCTCCGAGGTTctgtcgccgtcgtgggACGGGATCctcccgcccgacgccgcgatgacgatcaccgcgccggggatgccgcaggcgctcgaggtgcccctcgcgccggcgagcccgcTGCCCAGGTGCAAGGTGGGGGTGTGGGAGTGGGAGGGTTTGGCGGGGGACGAGGGATCCGAGGCCAGCGAGTGGTTCACCCGTTACCTCGGGAAGACCAA CCGGTGGCGCCGTTTGACGTccaagccgcggcgacgcgtggacCGCGAGTTTGCATCGCCCGGGTCCGGGAGCGCCTTCTCCGACGGGTACCCCGTTctgctcgcgtcggacgcgagccTTCGGGAGCTGAACGAAcggctcgcgacgcccgtgcCGATGAACAGGTTCCGTCCCAACGTcaccgtggacggcgcgatcgagcCCTTCGCGGAGGACGGCTGGGGGGGCGTGGttttcggcggcgtcaaATCG gcggacctGGTGAAGCCGTGCTCGCGCTGCGTGATGACCACGGTGGATCAGTCCACCGGCGTCAGGGGCGGTCCGGAGGCTGACCCGCTGAGGACTCTGTACGCGATTCGCAGCGGTAG
- a CDS encoding predicted protein gives MTSVDALRDGSFSLGDFRDTKTLHLRADASGNVRLNQYVVIKDLGQGAFGKVKLCLNTQTNRLCALKCINRRSLRRKFGAGLARGGASGDVGLQREIAIMKKLVHPNVVRLYEVIDDAVGQYMFLALEYVPGGPVYDPARYGGEGMGEELARHYLREICRGLDFLHVNGVVHRDLKPDNLLKKTDGGVKICDFGVSELFEYDEAGGDDGRGRVSLDYVTTTAGTPAFQAPELIELNARGGERFGRSSSGKGARGKPSDVWSLGVCLYYMVCGSVPFKGDTTDEVYRNIVGTEPEMPGEMSGDLVDLLTRVLNKNPDERVTLKDIMCHAWVTKRGTLPAVDSTQTATAEPTARELLTSI, from the coding sequence ATGACCTCCGTCGatgcgctccgcgacgggagCTTCAGCCTGGGCGATTTCAGGGACACGAAGACCCTACACCTCcgagcggacgcgagcggtAACGTGCGATTGAACCAGTACGTCGTCATCAAGGACCTGGGTCAGGGCGCGTTCGGCAAGGTGAAGCTCTGCCTGAACACGCAGACCAACCGGCTGTGCGCGCTGAAGTGCATCAACCGCCGGTCGCTGCGACGCAAGTTCGGCGCGGGTctggcgcgcgggggcgccagcggcgacgtggggcTGCAGCGAGAGATCGCCATCATGAAGAAGCTGGTCCATCCCAACGTGGTCCGCCTGTACGaggtcatcgacgacgccgtggggCAGTACATGTTCCTGGCGCTCGAGTACGTGCCGGGCGGACCGGTGTACGACCCGGCGCGGTACGGAGGCGAGGGCATGGGCGAGGAGCTGGCGCGACACTACCTCCGCGAGATATGCCGCGGGCTAGACTTCCTCCACGTCAACGGAGTGGTGCACCGGGACCTGAAGCCCGACAATCTGCTCAAGAAGACGGATGGCGGGGTGAAGATCTGCGACTTTGGCGTCTCTGAGCTGTTCGAATACGACGAagcgggcggggacgacgggcggGGCCGGGTTTCCCTGGACTACGTGACGACCACCGCGGGGACCCCCGCGTTCCAGGCTCCGGAGCTCATCGAGCTCAACGCACGGGGCGGCGAAAGGTTcgggaggagctcgagcggcaagggcgcgaggggcaaGCCGAGCGACGTGTGGTCCCTCGGCGTTTGCCTGTACTACATGGTGTGCGGCAGCGTGCCCTTCAAGGGGGATACCACGGATGAAGTGTACCGGAACATCGTCGGGACCGAACCCGAGATGCCCGGCGAGATGAGCGGGGACCTGGTGGACCTCCTGACTCGGGTGCTGAACAAAAACCCGGATGAGAGGGTGACGCTGAAGGATATCATGTGCCACGCGTGGGTGACCAAGAGAGGTACGCTGCCGGCGGTCGACTCCACGCAGACGGCCACGGCCGAGCCCACGGCTCGTGAGCTCCTGACCTCGATC
- a CDS encoding predicted protein produces MSSGGLGGLNKSPNGIVLGCVQLQLPVVKTKDDLAKQTSRIVEMVGKARRNLGTMDLVIFPEYSLHGLSMDTNPEIMCRLDGPEVQAFKAACVEHKIWGCFSIMEYNPDGNPYNTGLVIDDTGKIVLYYRKLHPWIPVEPWEPGNVGIPVCNGPKGCKLALIICHDGMFPEMARECAYKGAEIMIRTAGYTAPIRNSWRFTNKANSFQNLMVTANVCMCGSDGDFDSMGEGMIVNFDGEVLSHGYSGRPDEIITAEVRPDLVREARIHWGVENNIYQFGHRGYVAVKGGATDCPYTFMKDLVDGKWNLPWGEDVVHKDGTAFGFDPPTRVYKGEEPTPEMP; encoded by the coding sequence ATGAGCTCCGGTGGACTCGGAGGCCTCAACAAGTCCCCGAACGGCATCGTCCTCGGCTGCGTCCAGCTCCAACTGCCGGTGGTCAAGACGAAGGATGACTTGGCGAAGCAGACGAGCCGGATTGTCGAGATGGTCGGCAAGGCCCGGCGTAATCTGGGGACGATGGACCTGGTGATCTTCCCGGAGTACTCACTGCACGGCCTGTCGATGGACACAAACCCTGAGATCATGTGCAGGCTCGACGGACCGGAGGTGCAGGCCTTCAAGGCGGCGTGCGTTGAGCACAAGATCTGGGGCTGCTTCTCGATCATGGAATACAACCCGGACGGTAACCCGTACAACACCGGACTCGTCATCGACGACACCGGTAAGATCGTGCTGTACTACCGCAAACTCCATCCCTGGATCCCGGTGGAGCCGTGGGAGCCCGGCAACGTGGGCATACCCGTGTGCAATGGACCGAAGGGGTGCAAGCTCGCGCTCATCATCTGCCACGACGGCATGTTCCCCGAGATGGCCCGCGAATGCGCGTACAAGGGCGCCGAGATCATGATACGAACCGCCGGATACACCGCGCCGATTCGTAATTCGTGGAGATTCACGAACAAGGCGAACTCGTTCCAGAACCTGATGGTCACGGCGAACGTTTGCATGTGCGGGTCGGATGGAGATTTCGATTCCATGGGCGAGGGCATGATCGTCAacttcgacggcgaggtcctgAGCCACGGATACAGCGGCAGACCGGACGAAATCATCACCGCGGAGGTTCGTCCCGACCtcgtgcgcgaggcgaggatCCACTGGGGAGTGGAGAACAACATATACCAGtttggccaccgcggctaCGTCGCCGTCAAGGGCGGTGCCACCGACTGCCCCTACACGTTCATGAAGGACCTCGTGGACGGCAAGTGGAACCTGCCGTggggcgaggacgtggtGCACAAAGACGGCACCGCGTTTGGGTTCGATCCTCCCACCAGGGTGTACAAGGGCGAGgagccgacgccggagatgCCGTGA
- a CDS encoding predicted protein, with the protein MASSTVSITAPRVAVPMRSTRAMPRATVAMARAGRGSSSGRRANTLNRRREDERRRSEERAAAPPLESMREVLALLASLELGAPTAASDDSPEDGSPGVYLARRRSDGRASFGASIDLAATSATMREDPGNAEMIHVVVTDEATRSSLVERLGKRMKSMNVPTWDVNQGKLQTRKDPVERVDPIVAMIGAPGSDEDTRVAAKEDTAKEDTAKEDIAKEDTAKYPAPYSGFVPPEVTKEVIVKMPSPGALDDVDERLWVPQTADVSFRPLLLNVSQGYYVNLLRVRGGGGVLSRHRHPGPVHGWVLKGRWRYLEHDWVAEEGSYVFEPPGETHTLVVPDGVEEMITLFNVTGPLLYCDEDGKVVNAEDVFDKLALAKAHYEKVGLGADYVDQFVR; encoded by the coding sequence atggcgtcgtccaccgtgtcgatcaccgcgccgcgcgtcgcagtTCCGATGCGATCGACTCGTGCGATGCCTCGGGCGACCGTCGCGatggctcgcgcgggtcggggctCCTCGTccgggaggcgcgcgaacACGCTCAATCGCAGGCGCGAAGACGAGAGGCGGAGgtcggaggagcgcgccgccgcgccgcccttggAGTCGATGCGCGAAGttctcgcgctgctcgccagcctcgagctcggtgcgccgaccgccgcgtccgatgACTCCCCGGAGGACGGATCACCCGGGGTGTAcctcgcgaggcggcggtccgACGGGAGGGCGAGTTTCGGAGCGTCGATCGATCTggccgccacctcggcgacgatgcgggaGGATCCCGGGAACGCGGAGATGATTCACGTGGTCGtgacggacgaggcgacCCGGTCCTCGCTGGTTGAGAGGCTCGGTAAGCGCATGAAGTCCATGAACGTGCCCACGTGGGACGTGAACCAGGGTAAACTACAGACGAGGAAGGATCCCGTGGAGCGCGTCGATCCAATCGTTGCGATGATCGGAGCGCCCGGGTCGGATGAGGATACCcgggtcgccgcgaaggaggacaccgcgaaggaggacaccgcgaaggaggacaTCGCGAAGGAGGACACCGCCAAGTACCCCGCGCCGTACAGCGGGTTCGTTCCCCCCGAGGTCACCAAGGAGGTCATCGTCAAGAtgccgtcgcccggcgcgttggacgacgtggacgaacGTCTGTGGGTGCCGCAGACGGCGGATGTCAGTTTCCGACCGCTGCTCCTGAACGTGTCGCAGGGATACTACGTCAACCTGCTCAGGGTtcggggaggcggcggcgtcttgTCGCGACACCGACACCCCGGTCCGGTGCACGGATGGGTGCTGAAGGGACGGTGGAGGTACCTGGAGCACGATtgggtggcggaggagggatCTTACGTGTTTGAACCGCCGGGCGAGACCCACACGCTCGTGGTGCcagacggcgtcgaggagatgATCACGCTGTTCAACGTGACCGGCCCGCTGCTGTactgcgacgaggacggtaAGGTTGTgaacgcggaggacgtcTTCGATAAGCTGGCGCTGGCCAAGGCGCACTACGAGAAGGTGGGACTCGGGGCAGACTACGTGGACCAATTCGTCCGCTGA
- a CDS encoding condensin complex component, non-smc subunit (Non-SMC condensin subunit ChromDB ID: CPG20101), whose protein sequence is MPAKQLPTVGQILNEAQISLTVHRKLVKQMTSVRHATPDTFLPELCNCILPVLLEYKRDLCAERVVRFLVHFTASRSPGTEDEADEFCENFLGFLLNLATAKDRAIRFRVCQLVAGVLNALGVEAEISDDLYERMEEVMLDRLRDKVPVVRAQAARALSRLQDGGEDGNFSDDVITTSFITLLGAEKNKDVRKSILGSLAISDFTIPHVVERTRDASEDVRRVAFLALTSKVPVASVSIALRAAAVRRGLTERSDAVRGAAIDMLKRWLDAFEGDVLALVAALDAESNEDVAASAVRALIECGRVKLNDVAQSVPDGVAAGGGLRRTSDAELMSPEAAVYWRVVCEELHAAASTSGATAASAVGQRQVVSAAVAGEKLEALEGVLPVNTGDLLDLISKHAREGAKFVARQLLPLLDLMDMADAAARKGTAALCDAQLRAPPQAADECHLDVCGVVSSYAKGGDGRWERSLVTVMKACHNSPSDAAAAVFACADALIEDVGTPDAHAQALFLASLVLEECPRHVVNGDVVEALMATLVRPGVTSASAAVRREAVRCLGLVGIVFGVRDDGECVRVLRAALCGDCPAVRAVAARALGDLSLLYGVQALDAHNPSRDECEPAQAALAAPLETALLDAVDEEYGDAAVAEKGTEDEEAVDEADMLTGGAAAAEAERDASVATAAGEALAKLILRRGARAVADPAAVVARLVRCYFNVDARRRPRMAQCLAVFFPAIASAPADRRALVAESSLFALRTSAKDKGVAKVASYLAHLLACNTQEVEEKEEKDGVIQTTTKSVVAPAVGGAALVAELAKEALAVTFRPAPTAAAEKQLTKAYVAALAKLAAAVPLAPISVLEDVQQRAAAREVLAAGAEAAAQCAGRVADQKPAVKDLTAAVESMCEAMGEDPEDEDGVAVVDEEEINRRVMEECVALAAGDDVPLPFKQRVVKQHTGLSVKEIKERKAAREASPELDDDATPEKPARAKTARATKSRAALKENVVA, encoded by the exons atgCCCGCGAAGCAGCTCCCCACCGTGGGACAGATCCTCAACGAGGCGCAGATCTCGCTGACCGTCCATCGCAAGCTCGTCAAGCAGATGACCAGCGTGCGACACGCGACGCCGGACACGTTCCTCCCGGAGCTATGCAACTGCATTCTTCCCGTGCTCCTCGAGTACAAG AGGGACCTCtgcgccgagcgcgtggtCCGATTCCTCGTCCATTTCACCGCGTCGAGATCCCCCGgcaccgaggacgaggccgacgagTTTTGCGAGAACTTCCTCGGGTTCCTCCTCaacctcgccaccgccaagGACAGGGCCATCAGGTTCCGCGTGTgccagctcgtcgcgggtgtCCTgaacgccctcggcgtcgaggctgagATCTCCGACGACCTCTACGAGCGCATGGAGGAGGTGATGCTCGATCGCCTGCGGGATAAGGTTCCCGTGGTTCGCGCGCAGGCTGCGAGGGCGCTGAGCCGACTCcaggatggcggcgaggacggtaacttcagcgacgacgtcatcaccACCTCGTTTATCACcctgctcggcgccgagaagAACAAGGACGTGCGCAAGTCCATCCTCGGCTCCCTCGCCATCTCCGACTTTACCATCCCCCACGTCGTCGAGAGAACGAGGGACGCGTCTGAGGAtgtgcgccgcgtcgcctttCTCGCCCTCACCTCCAAggtgcccgtcgcgtccgtctccatcgccctgcgcgccgccgccgtccgccgcggcctcaCCGAgcgctccgacgccgtccgggGAGCCGCCATCGACATGCTCAAGCGGTGGCTCGACGCCTTTGAAGGGGAtgtcctcgcgctcgtcgccgccctcgacgccgaatCCAACGAAGACGtagccgcgtcggcggttcgCGCCCTGATTGAGTGCGGCCGCGTCAAGCTCAACGACGTGGCGCAGTCcgtccccgacggcgtcgccgccggcggtggctTACGCCGTACATCGGACGCGGAACTGATGTCCCCGGAGGCTGCGGTGTACTGGCGCGTGGTGTGCGAGGagctgcacgcggcggcgagcacgtcgggggcgacggcggcgtccgccgtggGCCAGCGCCAGGTtgtctccgcggcggtggcgggggagaagctcgaggcgtTAGAGGGGGTGCTCCCGGTCAACACCGGCGACCTGCTCGACCTCATCTCCAAGCACGCGCGTGAGGGTGCCAAGTTTGTCGCCAGGCAgctcctcccgctcctcgACCTGATGGACatggccgacgcggcggcgaggaagggcaccgccgcgctgtgcgacgcccagctccgcgccccgccccagGCTGCGGACGAGTGCCACCTCGACGTGTGCGGCGTGGTGTCCTCCTACGCCAAGGGTGGCGACGGTCGATGGGAACGTTCGCTCGTGACGGTGATGAAGGCGTGCCACAACTCCCcttccgacgccgccgccgcggttttcgcctgcgccgacgcgctcatcgaggatgtgggcacccccgacgcccacgcgcaGGCCCTcttcctcgcgtccctcgtgCTCGAGGAGTGCCCCAGGCACGTCGTGAACGGCGACGTGGTCGAGGCGCTGATGGCGACCCTCGTTCGACCCGGcgtcacgtccgcgtccgccgccgtccgccgagAGGCTGTGCGCTGCCTCGGACTCGTGGGTATCGTCTTTGgggtgcgcgacgacggcgagtgcgtcagggtgctccgcgcggcgctctgcGGTGACTGCCccgcggtccgcgccgtcgctgcccgcgcgctcggcgacctcTCGCTCCTCTACGGCGTCCAGGCGCTCGATGCGCATAACCCGTCGCGGGATGAATGCGAACCagcgcaggcggcgctcgcggcgcccctcgaGACGGCGCTcctggacgccgtcgacgaggagtacggcgacgccgccgtcgccgagaaggGCACCGAAGACGAGGAAGCGGTCGACGAGGCTGACAtgctcaccggcggcgcggccgcggctgaggctgagcgcgacgcgtccgtggcaaccgccgcgggtgaggCGTTGGCAAAGTtgatcctccgccgcggcgcgcgggcggttgccgacccggcggcggtggtggccaGGCTCGTGCGATGCTACTTCAACGTGGACGCGCGTAGGCGCCCCAGGATGGCGCAGTGTCTCGCCGTGTTCTtccccgcgatcgcctccgcgcccgccgatcgccgcgccctgGTGGCGGAGTCGTCCCTTTTCGCGCTGAGGACCAGCGCCAAGGATAAGGGCGTCGCCAAGGTTGCGTCCTACCTCGCGCACCTCCTCGCGTGCAACACccaggaggtggaggagaaggaggagaaggacggCGTCATTCAGACCACCACCAAGTCCGTCGTGGCacccgcggtgggcggcgcggcgctcgtcgccgagctcgccaaggaggcgctcgccgtcacCTTCAggcccgcgcccaccgcggcggctgagaaGCAGCTCACCAAAGCGTACGTCGCGGccctcgccaagctcgccgccgccgtgcccctGGCGCCCATCTCGGTGCTCGAGGACGtgcagcagcgcgccgccgcgcgtgaggtgctcgccgccggcgccgaggctgcggcgcaGTGCGCGGGTCGCGTGGCGGATCAGAAGCCCGCGGTGAAggacctcaccgccgccgtcgagtcCATGTGCGAGGCGATGGGTGAGGATcccgaggatgaggacggcgtggcggtcgtcgacgaggaggagatcaaCAGGCGCGTGATGGAGGAGTGTGTggctctcgcggcgggcgacgacgtgcccTTGCCCTTCAAGCAGAGGGTCGTCAAGCAGCACACGGGTCTCAGCGTGAAGGAGATCAAGGAgaggaaggcggcgagggaggcgagcccggagctcgacgatgacgccaCCCCGGAGAagcccgcccgcgccaagACCGCCCGCGCCACCAAATCCCgagccgcgctcaaggagaacGTCGTGGCGTGA